The following proteins are encoded in a genomic region of Liolophura sinensis isolate JHLJ2023 chromosome 5, CUHK_Ljap_v2, whole genome shotgun sequence:
- the LOC135465615 gene encoding charged multivesicular body protein 1a-like isoform X1, which yields MDDMLFQLRFTTKQLERLAKKAEKDQKVQQTKVKKALQQKNVEGARIYAENAIRKKNEGLNFLRMAARVDAVSSKVQTALTMKAVTKDIAGVTKALDKAMSSMDLEKVEKIMAKFETQFEDLDVRSQTLEDAMGTATTLTTPQNQVDALIQEVAEENGLEIMDQLKELQPGASSLQASKESKQEDDLSRRLQALRN from the exons ATGGATG ATATGCTGTTTCAGCTTCGG TTCACAACTAAGCAGTTGGAACGTCTGGccaaaaaagcagaaaaagatCAAAAAGTTCAACAGACAAAAGTCAAAAAG GCTTTGCAACAGAAGAATGTGGAAGGTGCCAGGATATACGCAGAGAATGCCATTAGGAAGAAAAATGAGGGACTCAACTTCTTGAGGATGGCAGCCAGGGTTGATGCTGTTTCATCTAAAGTGCAAACAGCCTTAACCATGAAAGCG GTCACAAAAGATATTGCTGGTGTGACAAAGGCACTTGACAAGGCCATGTCGTCTATGGATTTAGAAAAG gtTGAAAAGATAATGGCCAAATTTGAGACACAATTTGAAGACTTAGATGTTAGGTCACAG ACTCTTGAAGATGCCATGGGTACTGCAACTACACTTACTACACCTCAGAACCAAGTGGATGCTTTGATACAAGAAGTAGCAGAGGAGAATGGATTAGAAATAATGGACCAGTTGAAGGAGCTTCAGCCTGGCGCATCATCCTTGCAGGCATCTAAAGAATCCAAACAAGAGGATGATTTATCTCGAAG GTTACAAGCATTACGGAACTGA
- the LOC135465615 gene encoding charged multivesicular body protein 1a-like isoform X2 translates to MLFQLRFTTKQLERLAKKAEKDQKVQQTKVKKALQQKNVEGARIYAENAIRKKNEGLNFLRMAARVDAVSSKVQTALTMKAVTKDIAGVTKALDKAMSSMDLEKVEKIMAKFETQFEDLDVRSQTLEDAMGTATTLTTPQNQVDALIQEVAEENGLEIMDQLKELQPGASSLQASKESKQEDDLSRRLQALRN, encoded by the exons ATGCTGTTTCAGCTTCGG TTCACAACTAAGCAGTTGGAACGTCTGGccaaaaaagcagaaaaagatCAAAAAGTTCAACAGACAAAAGTCAAAAAG GCTTTGCAACAGAAGAATGTGGAAGGTGCCAGGATATACGCAGAGAATGCCATTAGGAAGAAAAATGAGGGACTCAACTTCTTGAGGATGGCAGCCAGGGTTGATGCTGTTTCATCTAAAGTGCAAACAGCCTTAACCATGAAAGCG GTCACAAAAGATATTGCTGGTGTGACAAAGGCACTTGACAAGGCCATGTCGTCTATGGATTTAGAAAAG gtTGAAAAGATAATGGCCAAATTTGAGACACAATTTGAAGACTTAGATGTTAGGTCACAG ACTCTTGAAGATGCCATGGGTACTGCAACTACACTTACTACACCTCAGAACCAAGTGGATGCTTTGATACAAGAAGTAGCAGAGGAGAATGGATTAGAAATAATGGACCAGTTGAAGGAGCTTCAGCCTGGCGCATCATCCTTGCAGGCATCTAAAGAATCCAAACAAGAGGATGATTTATCTCGAAG GTTACAAGCATTACGGAACTGA